The following is a genomic window from Pygocentrus nattereri isolate fPygNat1 chromosome 8, fPygNat1.pri, whole genome shotgun sequence.
GGTTCAGTGCTGGATTGGGataattaataaaatggctgtgtttgtgttgtagacattgtgacccctggttcctatcacaagcACTGTAGAGAAAAAAGCACagttaaccatttcatgtcGAACCACTCATAATGACTGTGTACATCTTAACaactgaattacacagaaattttgaTAAACTggtggaatgcccctttaagaTTGCAGCAGTCACGCTCCAGTTGGCTTGTGTACgatgtttcatattttgtaTCTCGCTTTGTTTTAATTCAGATCTAAAATGTACCCACGGTGCCGTACGTAACAAGCAGTAGAACTCATGGACAGCACACTACAAGACTCGAGAACAGAGGGCAGTCCTTTCCGAGAGCTGGATGAGCATGAAGCTgctgaatttttaaataatgcctGTCTGCTGGACGACAGCGACCTGCCGTTTGACGAACGAAGAGCCTCTCATGATTTTTCTTCTGTACTCATTCCTGAAACTCCAAGGTATGAGTGAGTAGAAAAAAGAACCAAAGTAGTGTATCAAAAATTGCCCAGTAATAAAAGGGAGAGGTTTccttatatttctatatatccTGTAGTAGGTTATGGTATTTGCCTAGAGTAGAGTCTGATTAGCAAGTCAGTTTTCCAAGCTTCCAAAATCATAAGATTTAGTATCTCTTTTTATAAGTGTTTTTACAGAGTGTTTCACCTCGGTATGCCTAATCAACGTTTAATCATTTATCAAGAACACCAATATGGTGGCATAGAGGATCACTGTTTGTCTTAATTCAGGACTACATTCATTCGCAAAGGTCGTGGTAAAAGGAATTGTTTTGGATCACAGAAATTGTCTGCTAGATGATGGAAATAGCTATTTGGTTTTTCATGATGTTTCTTGTATTAAAAGTATCTGCTTCTTCTATGCAGTCCTGTTGTTTTTAGAAGAAAAGGCCATTCCCAAGTAACTGATAATCATAGTGGGGTAAGAGCagctttctttttaaatgtaatcttAATCTACAGAGACATTTTAGCAGGTGAATGCAGcatttgtcatttgtttctAATTGGCAGGCTTCAGTATGTGGTTCAGATACCAAAAGATCACAGACAGGGGATGTGGTGCCAGGATATCTCCACACAACTCCAAACTCTCAAAGAACACTGAAGCGACGTAGACTCCGAGACACTGGAGCAAATATTCAAGAATCACACTTAAAAGGAAATGGAGGAAATGGATTTGTACCCGCCTCATACCTTTTAACTTCTGACTATACTTGGCTGGAGTCTCCTCGTGCGCCATCCTCCACGTTTTCCTCCGCTTCCACTTCTACAGTTTCATCTTCTGCTGGAGCTCCTGAACCCTCAGTGCTGGACGTTGCTGCTGGTCAAAGTTGCTTGACTGAGATGTCCCCACGCAGACGAATTTCTGAGCAAAAAAAGCTTAGAATAAGTAATAAGGATCAGAAAGAACAGAAACCTAGAAGGAAAAGCACCAGAATTAGTCCCAAGTCCTCTGGATGTACATCAACAGCACCTTTGCAGGGAGCAGAGGAAGAGACGTGCATGCTAGATACAGGTGTGAACCTTCATTTGTTTCGAAAGGGATGGTCATAGTCATGGCTTCAACTTTTGATAGATTGGATCCATTCTGGATGTATATTAACAGGTGCTTTCTCTGCCATATTATGCACAGATAATGAGAGGAGAAATGAGTCTATGAATCCTCCAGCTTGTCAAATGCAGGAAGAGATTGTGATCATagatgaggatgaggaggatgatGTGGTTGTTGAGGCCATGGTTCGCTCCGTTCAAATGGCTGAAGATGAGGCATTTGCAAGAAGTCTTCAGGTAGGAGTTGTTATCTTAACTCTGTCACTTAGTGATTAACATGCTGAGCAGTTGTGCTCCTGAGGGATCACAATCAGCAGAATGAGATTTGGAAAGAAAGCTTTGGTAGTACGCCACAAATCCTTAGGGGACTACATGGTTTAGTTCTCTGTTGCACTTGATTTGCTTTAAATATCAAAGCCTTCTTGAGGTGAATTGGGTAGATTGCTAGTAAATTGTACATTTTGGAAATGGCAGAAGCTTATGTTAGAAAGGCATGTAGTGTGAAACATATTGTCCATTTTTACTCTAATTGCGCTGCTTGTTTTGTTCTGTAGGAGCAGTTTGACCGAGAGGAACAGCTGCATCAGGAGGAACGGAGATCACAGACCACTCAGCCCAACAGACACGGACATAACCACTCGGTTAGTTTTATTAAATACATCCAGTAAGTTCCTTTTTTATCTAGAGCATTGAAACACAGCATACGCTGAAAGTATGGTTAATAGGGTAGTCTCTGACCTCTCAGAGATTGGTTTTGATTATAAATCATTAGGAAATCATTAGGTGTGTCGTGAAATCTCATGATAAATTTGATTTTCGTTCCTTATCTTAAAatacactgtatacacacatatgacTAGCAGCTATTTGTGTAATATAGGCAATaaatactacactacaataacaATACACCAGATGTTTCCTTTTGTAGACAGTTGAACCACTCTGGAGCTCATTCTTTTAGGAGATTTATGTTTGAGCAGATTTATTTGCCTAAAAACTTTACTGAAAATTATTATAATCCAGTGGTTCTTAATCTCTCCTCCATGAGCTGCACTTTTAAAGTATCTAGCTCGAAAGGTAATTATCATTATCTTAATCTGTTGTGTTGGGGtagaaaatacatgaaaatgtgCAGGTCAAGGGGTTCCCAGAACTGGAGATGAGAACCAGTGTTATAATTGACGCCAACTTTCCAGTTATTATCTGTGACTAATAAAGAGTAATTGTTTGGTTTCACATATTCTCCTTAGGTTGAGTCCTATGTAGGTTTAGGCTGGATCTCTCCCTGGGCATCCATGGTCAACTCGCCATCGTTCAGAAGCCTGGGGTTTGCAGAGCTGGAGCAGGCAATGGTTCATGGGCAGCCTGGTATGTCACCTTTTTATTTCGTAAACATGGAATAGGTTTAATTAGTACATGTTTGTTTCTCAGGTAAGGTTCATGCATATTCTGAATTCTGAAAGATGTCTTTTCtgattttgtgttattttgacTGGTCAGGTGGGCAAGCAAGACAGCCTCAAGCACGCCGGGGTCGCCGCAGACAGACTTCCCGCCTGCCTGTAGACCTGTTTGATGACAGCCAGGGCAATAACTATGAAGTATGGATCTTAGATGATTACAGCTCTGCTGCTAAACAGAGTATATATGCTGGTGTTCCTATGCCCATCAGCACGTTTTCTCTTGCTTATGCTTCTTTGGTGGTTTTTGTCCCCAGGCTCTCTTGGCATTTGAGGAGCTTCAGGGAACTGCAGTGGCCAAGAACACTCTTAGTAAAGGGGATATAGAAAGACTTCCTACAAAAGTCTATAACCCTACACATAATGCTGGGAAAACAGAGTAAGTCTTTAGAGCATAATTTCTCACTTCTCCATCCCATTAGTACTAACTCTGCAggtttgtaatattttttttaactctttcTTCTGTACAGGTGTCAGATCTGTTTCTGTGACTACAAAGAAGGGGAGAATCTGAGAATGCTTCCATGTCTCCATGACTACCATGTGAACTGTATTGACCGCTGGTTAAAAGTGAGTCATTGTAACACAGTTACACAACTTCACCCTTTTCTGAAAAGTATTGTTAATCTGTgcactattttttttctgtttgattctCAGGAGAGCTCCACGTGTCCTATTTGCAGGGCAGATGTGTCAGAGTGTGGTGGCTTCTCTTGACCTGTTCACTCAGGTCTGAATCTCTACCTCACAGTATAGATGAAATCAGTTGTAGTCACACCCCCCTTTTTAAACAATGTCTTATTCAATGCAAAAAGATGGACCAGCACAAAATGCATGAAGTATTCTGACAACGTTCCAGAAATGTTACAAGAGTGTGTTTTCAGCAGTCTTTCAGGTTCACAAGTTtttaactgctgttttttttttttttttttaaataataaattcagtttttagaTCAGCTTGGACACTAATTCATTTGAGTGATAGTCATGGTATGTCTGAAGTCAGAAACCCCTTTGAAAGTGAAGTCAACAAAACTGACTTATATGCTGGCTCTATGTACCAAatacatgatttaaaaaaaatacaggtaTTCATGGGAAACATGTTTTGAGTATGAACAAACACTgtcattaaataaattaagcaCATTTAttgcataaatatataaagaacaATTAAGTACATATTAAAGATGaagcaaatgtaattaaatCTGCATTATTTTATAGGTAGTAAAGGGGAATAGACCTGAGCATCAAGTAGCACTTTGTTCTTGCTTTAGCTTAAGTGTATATGGTTCATATGAATAAGAATGTGAAGATTTTCAAGtattacaggggaattccaccaatttttcaaaatttctgaatatttcagtccttgagatataaacagtcattcagagcggtttgatgtgaaatggttcactatggagaaacttgcagactgatttcttcacagtggtggtgatgggaacctggGCTCACAAGTCCACAATCATTTTATTCTCTATTCTAAAACCATCAGTTAATCTACACGTCTTCAGCGTTTTATAGATAACGTAAAATAGTGCCCTTCAGCTGTgactattaaaatacattttaaactatCAAAACAATGTCAGACAGCAGATACTCTATTGccagtattcactcatccaacCAAATCATTGgattcagctgttccaatcacttccatgtgTATAACACCAagtacctaggcctgcagactgcttctacagacattagtgaaagaatgggtcggtctcaggagctcaatgaattccagcgtggtactgtgatgggatggaagaacttgactggcctgcacagagtcctgacctcaaccctatagaacacctttgggattaattggAGCGGAgactgagccaggccttctcatccaacatcagtgtctgagctcacaaacactcttctggaagaatggtcaaaaattcccataaacacactcctaaaccttgtggaaagccttcccagaagatttgAAACTgtcatagctgcaaagggtggcctgacatcatattaaaccctatggattaagaatggggtgtcactcaatttcatatgcgtgtgaaggcagacgagtgaatactgtGTCTCTAAGCATTTTCTGTTATACCTTTCTGTGGGGGAGCTTTCAgggacattaaactcttcagacatctggttctcATCACCTCCACTGCGAACAATTCTAACAAAACTCGGCAAGTCggggcatttcacatcaaaccattcagaGGGACTTTGATTACATCTCAGCCATTCAATTacgtagattttttttttaagtcagcTGACTTCGCTTTGAAGGTAGAGGGTCCCAACTCCAGTCCTGGGGACTCCTCATGTGCTGGACCAAAAGTGTGCAGAGTATGAGGAAGTCTCTTGGACTGACGCTGGGAACCAACTCAGGGATGAAGGAAAATGTGGCCGCTCGGTGGCCCTGAGGACGAGTCTAGGAAACGCTGCACCAGAGTTTTCCATGAGTTACTCTGCGTCGTAGTAGCGCTTCTTCATGGCTCTGTACTTCCTCAGGTAATATAAAGCCTCCAGCTCCTTCACAACATACTCTCCGCGGCTCAGGAGCTGCCTGATTTCCTCTGGGTCTTTCACGTCCCTGTTTTTGGTGAAGGCAGCCCTCAGGCGATCTCTGAAATAATCGGTTCCTTTTGGATACTCCCGGCCAAGAAAAAGGAGCTGCGACCAGAGGTGAAAACAAATCACTGAGTTACCGCAGCAGCGAGAAAAGCTGCATTTACCGACGACCGGTTTGCTTTCATCGCCAGCAGCACAGCAGACTCACCGTTTTATACAAGCGCACTACCTCACTCTTCAGCGGATTGGCCATTTTATTCGTGCAGATGTCTTGAAAATGTTCTGACTTTAATGACAAACAAGACACATGTTACTTTATGTAGTTTGGCATTTCATGATAGTGTTAAAGCACGATGCGTCCTATTTGTCCGTTTAATATAGAGCATTTcttctgctttaaaatgaagcactgtgagaaacagaaatgtAAGAATCCACACTACTGTTTGTGTACTTACCAAAGCACTGCTTACCCAGTTATGCTGCTCTTTAGAAGCAAGGTAAACGGCTGAGTACTCGGAAAAACAACTcgacaaaataaaagtctcttctAGCGCTTTCAAGCCAGTTGAAACGACTTTTCAAGCGTAACACtgacaaatataataatataagtgATCGGTTATGTAGTATAACCCATTGTCTGATAAAATAAAGCCATCAAATAATACACAGGTGATTCAAAATTGTAATTCATCCAATAGCATGGATGTTCAATACAATAATGTattcacacaaaaaaatattgatgactgcaaaatacaaatataagcagtgtagtttatttatttacttttttaataacAAGTCACTTGAATGTCTTGTTTATATGAAACTAGCTGGTGTTCACAAGTACTTCACGTTTGTGTCTGCATCCCACCTTTGGATGTGCCAAATAACCGAAGTTCACTGATTTTTGGCCACAGGCTTACAACAAATTACAAATATACAACCTGGagcacactcacacagcaaAATGAGGGGTAAAAAATCCccatttcaaattttgtcacCACACAACATTCACACATTAATATCAATGACTTACTATAAACAGTCTATTATAAAAGTATGCAAAAATGCAGAGTATGGCAAGGAAAGCTCAAGCGTATTCTGTATCCGAAGGCACAGTAATGGTGGAAAAGACCTTCTGTAGCCTAATAAAATGCGCACTTGTATGATGTACAAAACAGTATATGCACCATGGTCCTGAGAGAATGAGTGCATACTTCAGACATCAGCTGGGATGTACGACATTCTCCCATTGCTTCCTTGCCCAGAACAGTGCTGTAGTGCCACTACAGGCTTCGGGCCTAACCCCTGCACCGAGCCCAGTGTGATGTTTACCATGTCTAAAGAGTAGCAAAGTGCTTCTTAGTAATTTGCTCGAAGTCGTCTGTTTTCCTCCCTCAGCTTCTCGATCTCTTCCACGAGAGAATCATTCACTGAATATTTCTCAATGAGGCCATGGATTTCATTCTGCAACAGCCAAACATTAATTTCAAATACCATTCAAAGCACAACTACACTGTGATAGGGGGAGAAGTTTTGGAAGGGGAAGAAGTTAATACCTACCAACTGAATGTAGAACTGCCTCACCATTTCCACCTGGAGATTTATAATGTCTCTATGGCATGTATCCCTGGAAAAGATCACAGAAAGGGAGCAGGGGGTTACAAATGACTGGACAAATCAGCCTCTTTAACCACAAACCATAGTCAAACATAGCATGCTTTGGCTGCTTGCTCATGTTTCATGTTAACTGGACATGCAAATAATTGAACAAAAGTCACCTGAATTCCTCTAATGCTTCATGGATCATGTTGCGTATAAAATTCATCTGGACCGAGGTCAGTGGTGCTCCACTACTTCCGGCACCAGAtgcagctgctgcttcttcaagttacaaatagacaaaaaaagtcatCCCTTTTCATATTTCACACAAAGTCACTCACATGTGATTAAATATCTCTAATATCCCATTCACATACCTGGTGCTGGTACAGGCTGGCTGCTACTCACTGGCGATTCATAGGTGAGCTGGGTTGGCACATCTTTCCTCTGACTGTGTTCAGGGGTGTTGAATGGAGGCACTGATTGAGTGCGTGTACTCTGAGATGCAGGGGGCGTGGTCATAATGTCCTGGTGGGGACCATTATTCTTCTCCACCTGTGCATCATCCAAAATGTTTAAGTATACTTCAACTTTGGAACTAGCCAAAAAGCTTTCTTCAACCTAAGTAGCTATAACTACAGAACACAACATCTGCAAATGCAAAGATCATCAAAGGTCTTTTTCTTAATTGGATTGCTGTTTTCTTCTCTCAAACACATCATTACATtgttctgtgtgtctgtatgtacaGACGATGTCACAGGCTCCTCCTCTTTGATTGCAGGGGGCGTCTGGACAGCAGAAAGTGGACTGTAGCAGCGACTACCAGGCGTGCCCAGTGGATTCTTGCGCTGAGCTGAGCCATGGTACTGAGGCAAAAAATCTAACTCtggaaatataaacaaatacataaataaataagtcaatAAATGCTATTAGAAATACAGTTCCCTCTCTAATGAACTAAGATAATGAAACATCACCTTTCTTTCCACTTGAAGCATCACTGAATCTATGACCTTTGTAATCTGAAAGAGAGTGAAACATGAGAAATCGGTTAGAATGCAATGATGGTAGGAAAAAACAGCAGGGAATTTGATAGCGCCCTCAAATATCCATGGATATTTGACAGTGTAGTCACTGCTGGAACAAAGCACtggatctccatttttgtttatttatttatttataacaaaaTTCCCCATTGTCCTTTACCTTCTGGTAAAACACTTGAACAAATCAATTGGTCCAGAATTACTTGGGGAAAAGGATCTcatttaaggttttttttaaaaaggttttttcctttcttgttAATTTACAATTTTTATCTCAACAGCAACAATACATAGGGCATGGAGTTGTTGTAATAGCCATCAAATTATTGCAAATGAAGCTAAGAAGGTAACAAGGAGAATTCTCTTACCATCTCGGACAGGAGAGAAAATGTCCAGGCTGTTCCGGCCAACCTTGTActtgtctgaactgtgctgcccTTCGGTTTCTCGAAAGAACACATCAGCACTGATGGCGCCTCCTAGTGGCGACACATAACGAAAAATAGTTGAACTATAAGCATCTATAACATGCACAGAGTACTTGCACTACACATTCACAATGCTGTACTGTGCACAGGCACtataaatatcattattatgatatttATTACAAACCGTTTCTTGATGTTGGAGTATCACTACTGAAAGCATGTGTTTTGAAACCTGGAAGGAAAAGAATTGCAAACAGAAAAGGATgcataaaaaacaaactattAGTGGTAAAAACAGGTGGGCAGACAGACAATGCATATAAAAACATTCAGATTATCATCTACAAACTAGACATAGAAGATACAGAGAATGCAAATACCATCAGCAACAGGTGAAAAAATGTCCAGGCTCAGGCTGTTTCGGCCCACACCGCTGAACTTGTCCAGACTGTGCTGGCCCTCAGCCTCCCTGGATGGCATGTCACCACCTCCACCACTTCCTACAGAAGAAACACAGATTTATAGTAATAATCCTACTCACTGACAATAACAACAGCTAATGGTATAATGGTTTACGATTGATTCATCATTCTATTTCCCATCTCATCAAGTCTCATCATCCGAAGGAAACAAAATTCAGGTGCTGCTAAATGTGAGCTACACAAAGGAGTCAtcaaaagaaattaaatatCACAAATTTAGCCACACAGTGGACAGCACGCACCTGTGTTCTGTGCCTGTCCATCTCCTCGGTCTCCTGGCTGGTGTTCGGACACAGGCAAGCCAGAGGGGACAGTAGAGGTGGGTGTCGGAGGACCACTCTGCTGATTTTGACCCAGCTTCGTAGAGATTCTCTTGTTAGCTTGCGATGAGGACGTCTTGCTGGACAACGTTTTACTggtctgaaaaatgtttttttcttaacatCTTGAATTCAGTTATGAATCTTCAGACTCATCATTTAGTAACgactataaaactacaaagAAGCTACAATTAAACTAACAGGTGATGTAGTTAAACCACATACAGGCCCTCACGGTTTAAAGGACTGTGAATATGTTTGCAGTACTGGAGCACAAAGCAAAGCACAAACAATATGTGAGTGGGGTTGCATTAAATGTCTGTTACCAAATAGCTGCAACTAATTATAAAACACACAGCAGACACAGTGCCAAACCTTGAGCCTGCTGTTGGAGTGCTGGAAGCGGATGCAGGTGACTGATGTCTTGTGCGCTGTGGTGGTTTTGACAGGCGCACTCAAATTACGCAGGTCATACAGGTAGATCCGGCCCTGAGTGGAACCCACTACCAAACCTGCACCATCCGGTGTAAAGTCTACTGCAGTGAGGGGGGACTCAACTTGCTTACTGCGGAAAATACTATAGGAATTGcagaaaaacaatcaaaatatGATCTAAAtcagcaaaaaatgcaaataaagtttttaaaaaaatgtccttATTTCTGAGTCTTAAACTAGTCTTAATTAAACATTATCTTAATAAAACTTGCATATGAATGTTTCTTACATTTTGCTGGAAGTGTCATAGCAGACCATCTTCTTATCCAACCCCACTGTGATGAAGAGCAAGTCATTGGCTGGGGAGAAGCACAGTCCTGATGCAGGAGCTTTGTGTGCACCTTCAAACGTGTGCAGTTCCTTTTGTGTGTTCACATCCCACAGCaccacagaaccactgtctgaTACACTTCCCAACAAAGATCGCTTTATCAGCGAGTACCTCAGGTCATGGACAGGCTACAAAGAGAGAACACTGGTTCACTCCTAATTATGCAGACAAGTTTTATCCACAACCATAAAAATTAACAAGGGTCATATGGTGCGGAAAACGTGATGTGGTCAACAGGCTTACCTCATTGGGCCCGTGGCCAAAGGGTTTGCTGGAGAGATTGGTGGTAATGCTGTGGAGGATGATGTCTCCGCTGGTGGAACCAGATGCTATGTAGCTATCGCCACCATTGAAGGATACACATGTCACTTCCTCCTTATGGTCCTGATcagaagaaaaacagatttaCACCAAAGATGTGCCTCAGTTTTACTCATCTTCAGGATGTTTTTGAAGTGTTCTGTAACTGGATTATTGTACTTAATTTAAAAGGCCTACATCAATATTTCCATTTAATAAACTGTATTGTGTAAACAACTGATTCATGCAGATTTGCAATGAgctttaacatttaacagtatAGTGAGGTACCTTAAGGCTACGATGTAATCTCTTTGTCTTCAGGTCCCAGATGTTAACAGTGTTATCCAGTCCTCCGCTGACTAGAAACTGTGATGTTGAGTTTAGTGCCACTCGTGTCTGTTTTTTCTGAAAGCAAAACCCCAAATACAACACAGATGAGAATGCTTTGAGGTACTATGAGTGAGCACCTATTACCAATGTGCAGTCTGCCTACTAACCCCTTCTGCAAGCTCCATCACTGGGACTGGTGAGGACTTCAAGCTAGTTACAACTAGCTTGTCTCCTATACTGCTGGCACTGACAATATACTGATCTGACCACTGTTAAGGCACAACACAAAGAAGTGCAGGTATTGTGAATAAGCTCATGAGTCATACCGTTATGTTTGGTAATTGTTTTGGGTGCGTTTATCCTGTCTGTTcaattaaaggagaaaaaacacaccaaatgatgaaaattccaacaagacaatgtaaGATGCCACATCATTATGTGGTGCTCAGGTACTAGGTAACTCTCATTGAGTTTTTGTTGGGAAAAGTATGGAAAACGAACTTTCAACCACTATAGATGGTCTGCAGCAGCAGTAGCTTTAAATCCTTTAAAAAGGAGTTCAGGGACTTGTGTTGCAAAGCTACCAGCAACAGAAAAATAGTATAAATAGTATAAATCTCAGGATTTGCAGGCACTCACTGAGTAGTTAGTTTAGGTCTAGTTAGTTAGATACAGTTATCTTCCTTCTTGAAGTGAACAGACTgaataaacacatcaaatacaGTTGGTAAACATCAGTATATGACATACGAGCATAAGAGTAATTGTTTTAGACTGCCAGTGTGTTTAGTAT
Proteins encoded in this region:
- the nedd1 gene encoding protein NEDD1; this encodes MEEVTRLVSSGDCLKIWDSASMTVVEQFNPHSATHPLAQVCWSSSNQYIVSASSIGDKLVVTSLKSSPVPVMELAEGKKQTRVALNSTSQFLVSGGLDNTVNIWDLKTKRLHRSLKDHKEEVTCVSFNGGDSYIASGSTSGDIILHSITTNLSSKPFGHGPNEPVHDLRYSLIKRSLLGSVSDSGSVVLWDVNTQKELHTFEGAHKAPASGLCFSPANDLLFITVGLDKKMVCYDTSSKIIFRSKQVESPLTAVDFTPDGAGLVVGSTQGRIYLYDLRNLSAPVKTTTAHKTSVTCIRFQHSNSRLKTSKTLSSKTSSSQANKRISTKLGQNQQSGPPTPTSTVPSGLPVSEHQPGDRGDGQAQNTGSGGGGDMPSREAEGQHSLDKFSGVGRNSLSLDIFSPVADGFKTHAFSSDTPTSRNGGAISADVFFRETEGQHSSDKYKVGRNSLDIFSPVRDDYKGHRFSDASSGKKELDFLPQYHGSAQRKNPLGTPGSRCYSPLSAVQTPPAIKEEEPVTSSVHTDTQNNVEKNNGPHQDIMTTPPASQSTRTQSVPPFNTPEHSQRKDVPTQLTYESPVSSSQPVPAPEAAAASGAGSSGAPLTSVQMNFIRNMIHEALEEFRDTCHRDIINLQVEMVRQFYIQLNEIHGLIEKYSVNDSLVEEIEKLREENRRLRANY
- the lyrm5b gene encoding LYR motif-containing protein 5B, translated to MANPLKSEVVRLYKTLLFLGREYPKGTDYFRDRLRAAFTKNRDVKDPEEIRQLLSRGEYVVKELEALYYLRKYRAMKKRYYDAE
- the si:ch211-59o9.10 gene encoding uncharacterized protein si:ch211-59o9.10; protein product: MDSTLQDSRTEGSPFRELDEHEAAEFLNNACLLDDSDLPFDERRASHDFSSVLIPETPSPVVFRRKGHSQVTDNHSGASVCGSDTKRSQTGDVVPGYLHTTPNSQRTLKRRRLRDTGANIQESHLKGNGGNGFVPASYLLTSDYTWLESPRAPSSTFSSASTSTVSSSAGAPEPSVLDVAAGQSCLTEMSPRRRISEQKKLRISNKDQKEQKPRRKSTRISPKSSGCTSTAPLQGAEEETCMLDTDNERRNESMNPPACQMQEEIVIIDEDEEDDVVVEAMVRSVQMAEDEAFARSLQEQFDREEQLHQEERRSQTTQPNRHGHNHSVESYVGLGWISPWASMVNSPSFRSLGFAELEQAMVHGQPGGQARQPQARRGRRRQTSRLPVDLFDDSQGNNYEALLAFEELQGTAVAKNTLSKGDIERLPTKVYNPTHNAGKTECQICFCDYKEGENLRMLPCLHDYHVNCIDRWLKESSTCPICRADVSECGGFS